A single window of Salvia splendens isolate huo1 chromosome 8, SspV2, whole genome shotgun sequence DNA harbors:
- the LOC121743675 gene encoding B-box zinc finger protein 21-like → MKKCELCNKVARMYCESDEASLCWGCDFRVHTANFLVAKHTRTLLCHACQSPTPWSGTGPKLGPTVSVCEACINGGRDRGDRTADDEDNDNNEESSDLTLVDDDDIENQVVPLSLPPSLASSTSSCRNESSFTTRDDLTRPTSSYDVSESGKEKSSAKKMRSWMWR, encoded by the exons atgaagaaatgCGAGCTGTGCAACAAGGTTGCAAGAATGTACTGTGAATCCGACGAAGCAAGTCTGTGCTGGGGTTGTGATTTCAGGGTGCACACAGCAAACTTCCTAGTGGCCAAACACACCAGAACTCTTCTCTGCCATGCCTGCCAGTCTCCAACTCCATGGTCAGGCACCGGTCCCAAACTCGGCCCCACTGTTTCTGTTTGCGAGGCGTGTATTAATGGCGGGAGAGACAGAGGAGATCGCACTGCCGATGATGAAGATAATGATAACAATGAGGAAAGCAGTGATCTTACTCTTGTTGATGATGACGATATTGAAAACCAAGTTGTCCCTTTGTCTTTACCACCGTCTTTAGCGTCTTCGACTTCTTCCTGCAGAAATGAGTCCTCCTTCACCACAAGAGATGACTTAACTAGACCTACAAGTTCATATGAT GTAAGCGAAAGTGGGAAAGAGAAGAGCAGTGCTAAAAAGATGAGATCATGGATGTGGAGATAG